A window of the Wolbachia endosymbiont (group A) of Pogonocherus hispidulus genome harbors these coding sequences:
- a CDS encoding magnesium transporter MgtE N-terminal domain-containing protein: MNLLVTPMSGKKHVFKMVPGKELSKELGSNTYWVNFDHLKFVRKVELTPLSKEDGVLELPIRFCSGPLWGAGLYCIGEKGNTLTYKVSRNDPDYSKNSHAFVYHGNTLARLSVKSEFVYNGITNALKNTVGSEQLKYQYVTWEESDTGDNKYYFSDREGNIIDSPHNRVLQDMILYDEKKAIKNILSSISENTVVSSTFPKVFIQGLTDDQLKTLANTLSNEQLQKIIPELSSNQLKTLANTFSNEQLQKIVPKLSSNQLQALAENLTDEQLQTLVDHLTNHQLQTLAQELNPEKLQIIVPILNDAQLEALVRDLNPEQVKEILPHLKVDQFKALIKTLNDEQFTVLAKDLAEHHLTILSKELEGDQLKALVNSLQEDQLKDLVNKLDHGKLEAIAQDLTDSNRIQIIIKSLANNPEKLQAFARNMSNEQFKELLDNVGAEELKDIIHKLPYEKVTAVIGDLGNQDQSKAIIDALKGKLDEQSKQNKEMIEMLKQIKDDMPEIGQAPDFTIVDINNDSLLFV, encoded by the coding sequence ATGAATTTATTGGTAACACCTATGAGTGGAAAAAAACATGTTTTTAAGATGGTGCCTGGAAAAGAGTTGTCAAAAGAACTTGGCAGTAACACCTATTGGGTTAACTTTGATCATCTTAAATTTGTTAGAAAAGTCGAGCTTACACCACTGAGTAAAGAAGATGGAGTACTAGAATTACCTATAAGATTTTGCAGCGGCCCTCTCTGGGGGGCTGGATTATATTGCATAGGGGAAAAGGGAAACACTCTGACATACAAAGTTTCTAGAAATGACCCGGATTATTCAAAAAACAGCCATGCATTTGTATATCACGGTAATACATTAGCTAGATTATCAGTGAAATCAGAGTTTGTGTATAATGGTATTACTAATGCTTTGAAGAATACTGTTGGATCGGAACAATTGAAATATCAATATGTAACATGGGAAGAGTCAGATACTGGTGACAATAAATATTATTTTTCAGACAGGGAAGGAAATATAATCGATTCACCTCACAACAGAGTATTACAAGACATGATATTATATGATGAGAAAAAGGCAATAAAAAATATACTATCTAGCATATCGGAGAACACAGTGGTGTCAAGCACATTTCCCAAAGTCTTTATTCAGGGCCTAACAGACGACCAACTAAAGACTCTTGCCAATACTCTTAGTAACGAGCAACTACAAAAAATAATTCCTGAGCTGAGTTCAAATCAACTAAAGACTCTTGCCAATACTTTTAGCAACGAGCAACTACAAAAAATCGTTCCTAAGTTGAGCTCAAACCAGTTGCAGGCTTTAGCAGAGAACTTAACAGATGAACAACTCCAAACTTTAGTGGATCATCTAACCAATCACCAATTACAAACTCTTGCTCAGGAACTAAATCCAGAAAAGTTACAAATAATTGTTCCTATTTTAAATGATGCTCAGCTTGAAGCTCTAGTGAGAGACTTAAATCCAGAGCAAGTAAAAGAAATTTTACCTCACTTAAAAGTGGATCAGTTCAAAGCACTTATTAAAACTTTAAATGACGAGCAATTTACAGTGCTTGCAAAAGACTTGGCTGAGCACCACTTGACAATACTCTCCAAAGAATTAGAAGGTGACCAGTTAAAAGCTTTAGTAAACAGCTTGCAGGAAGATCAACTGAAAGACTTAGTTAATAAGCTTGATCATGGGAAACTCGAAGCAATAGCTCAGGATTTAACTGATTCTAATAGGATTCAGATTATCATTAAGTCTTTAGCTAACAACCCAGAAAAACTTCAAGCTTTTGCTCGCAATATGTCTAATGAGCAGTTTAAAGAACTTTTGGATAACGTAGGTGCAGAAGAGCTTAAAGACATCATTCACAAACTGCCTTATGAAAAAGTAACAGCTGTGATTGGTGATCTTGGCAATCAAGATCAGTCTAAAGCTATTATTGATGCATTAAAAGGGAAACTTGACGAGCAGAGTAAACAGAACAAGGAAATGATTGAGATGCTCAAGCAAATCAAGGACGATATGCCAGAAATCGGACAGGCCCCAGACTTCACAATAGTAGACATTAATAATGACTCACTGTTATTTGTATAG
- a CDS encoding recombinase family protein has protein sequence MLKQIRCAVYTRKSCEDKVEQEFNSLDAQRMSGEHYIKSRQQEGWVTVDKRYDDEGYSGGNLKRPALQKLFGDIKAGTIDCVVIYKIDRLSRSLLDFAEIVDLFDKHKVTFVSVTQSFNTADPIGRLMLNIILSFAQYERELAAERIRDKIAASRKKGLWTGGLPPLGFDVKDKKLVVNEKEAELVKNIFESFVETKSAIKTLRELNEKGHCTKKYEKKSGQTFGGDSFQKYYLYRVLTNPIYNGRIKYKENLYPGQQEAIIDDELWQKVQATFKNPESRKSPTATNHLLKGIISCSCGASMMSCYTQKKRRNYCYYVCRNHQQGIECTFSQRNIAAGEIEQTVIKYMPQILSNPLNCEKGISEETWNPIEQEKIIRQVIKNLKVCEDGIEFCMNKNEETIFMPVKFKKRGGRTMIIDPEGKDKEVDNPLLKALVRADLWQRQLSSGKFATINELCAHEKLGLDYVKRILRLNYLAPKIKEDILNGTQPRHLKLIDFKKTKIPILWSEQLEKFYGSTEKVA, from the coding sequence ATGTTAAAACAAATTAGATGTGCAGTATATACACGTAAATCGTGTGAAGATAAAGTTGAACAAGAATTTAATAGTCTAGATGCACAGAGGATGTCTGGAGAACATTATATAAAAAGCCGACAACAAGAGGGATGGGTTACAGTGGATAAACGATATGATGATGAAGGATATTCTGGAGGGAATTTAAAGAGGCCAGCACTACAGAAGTTATTTGGAGATATCAAAGCAGGTACAATAGATTGTGTGGTGATTTATAAAATAGATCGCTTATCAAGGTCATTACTTGACTTTGCAGAAATAGTGGATTTATTTGATAAACATAAAGTTACGTTTGTGTCAGTTACACAATCATTCAATACAGCAGACCCTATAGGTAGATTAATGCTAAACATCATACTGAGCTTTGCGCAATATGAAAGGGAGTTAGCAGCGGAAAGAATAAGAGATAAAATAGCAGCATCACGTAAGAAAGGTTTATGGACAGGAGGTCTGCCACCACTTGGCTTTGATGTAAAAGATAAAAAGCTGGTTGTGAACGAAAAAGAAGCAGAGTTAGTAAAGAATATATTTGAGAGTTTTGTAGAGACAAAGTCTGCGATTAAAACCCTTAGGGAATTAAATGAGAAAGGACATTGTACAAAGAAGTATGAAAAGAAATCTGGCCAAACTTTCGGAGGAGATTCATTTCAAAAGTACTATTTATATCGCGTTCTGACTAACCCAATCTACAATGGTCGTATAAAATATAAAGAAAATCTATATCCTGGGCAGCAAGAAGCAATAATTGATGATGAACTATGGCAAAAAGTGCAAGCAACTTTTAAAAATCCCGAGAGTAGGAAAAGTCCAACAGCAACAAATCATTTATTAAAGGGGATAATAAGTTGTAGCTGCGGAGCATCAATGATGTCATGTTATACTCAGAAGAAAAGGAGAAATTATTGTTACTACGTCTGTAGAAATCATCAACAGGGAATAGAATGTACATTTAGCCAGCGTAATATTGCAGCAGGTGAGATAGAACAAACAGTAATAAAATATATGCCACAGATACTGAGTAATCCACTTAATTGTGAGAAGGGTATAAGTGAAGAAACGTGGAATCCGATAGAGCAAGAGAAAATAATTCGTCAGGTAATTAAAAACTTAAAGGTATGTGAAGATGGTATTGAATTCTGCATGAACAAAAATGAAGAAACAATTTTCATGCCAGTAAAATTTAAAAAACGAGGAGGAAGAACAATGATAATAGATCCTGAAGGGAAAGATAAGGAAGTAGATAATCCATTACTAAAAGCATTGGTGAGAGCAGATTTGTGGCAGAGGCAACTAAGTAGCGGAAAATTTGCAACTATAAACGAGCTCTGTGCCCATGAGAAGCTTGGATTAGACTATGTAAAACGCATTTTACGTCTAAATTATCTAGCACCGAAGATAAAAGAAGACATATTGAATGGAACACAACCCCGTCACCTAAAATTGATAGACTTCAAAAAAACCAAGATACCGATATTATGGAGTGAGCAGTTGGAGAAATTTTACGGCTCAACAGAAAAAGTTGCTTAG
- a CDS encoding DUF2924 domain-containing protein: MEELREIWKDLFQSDAPPYSKKSLIKRVAYRLQEIACGSMSGEGEKKLTSLRNQLEQGKKVWSGNALPVGTVLTKEYKGEIHKVTVRGKRSFTYKDQLYTSLSAIATEIAGTRWNGLVFFGVK; this comes from the coding sequence TTGGAAGAGCTGAGGGAAATATGGAAGGATTTATTTCAATCTGACGCACCACCATACTCCAAAAAATCTTTAATAAAGCGCGTAGCTTATCGTTTACAGGAAATTGCTTGTGGTAGTATGTCGGGTGAAGGGGAAAAAAAGCTTACCTCCCTTCGTAATCAATTGGAGCAAGGGAAGAAGGTATGGAGTGGTAATGCTTTACCGGTAGGAACAGTACTTACAAAAGAATATAAAGGAGAAATTCATAAAGTAACAGTAAGAGGGAAAAGATCATTTACATATAAAGATCAACTTTATACCTCACTATCTGCAATAGCAACTGAAATAGCAGGAACAAGATGGAATGGATTAGTTTTTTTTGGAGTGAAATAA
- a CDS encoding ankyrin repeat domain-containing protein yields MRFSKEKREAFNKSFYELLENSFKNINEKDEEGETVLHHAVKISDRKTVKLLIEKGAKTNIENNSGETPLHLAAFYGKVENVKVLLEEGADINARDGKRNTALHYASLMGYEETVRSLIKGGSNVNIGNKIGRTPLHEAVFMREIGNVRAILEAGGDVNARDHKGYTPLHIACKTGETKEIIKELVKAGANVEQKDKFGKTAMDYVRNNKEIKEVLENVKMANKQREFIEKIKTVSESTAAGVKEELVDEKVL; encoded by the coding sequence ATGAGGTTTAGCAAGGAAAAAAGAGAAGCTTTTAATAAGTCATTTTATGAATTATTAGAGAACTCGTTTAAGAATATTAATGAAAAAGACGAAGAAGGTGAAACAGTATTGCACCATGCAGTAAAAATCTCCGATCGCAAAACAGTGAAGTTATTAATAGAAAAAGGAGCAAAAACAAATATAGAAAACAATAGCGGAGAAACACCATTACACCTAGCAGCATTCTATGGAAAGGTAGAGAATGTAAAAGTACTGTTGGAGGAAGGAGCAGATATAAATGCTAGAGACGGTAAGAGAAATACGGCATTACATTATGCGAGCCTAATGGGGTATGAAGAGACGGTAAGGTCACTAATAAAAGGAGGGTCAAATGTAAATATAGGAAATAAAATAGGAAGGACCCCCCTACATGAAGCAGTATTTATGAGGGAAATAGGGAATGTGAGAGCGATATTAGAAGCTGGAGGTGATGTAAATGCGAGAGATCATAAAGGATATACACCACTGCATATAGCATGCAAAACAGGAGAAACAAAAGAGATAATAAAAGAGCTAGTAAAAGCCGGAGCAAATGTAGAGCAAAAGGATAAATTTGGCAAAACGGCAATGGATTATGTGAGAAATAATAAAGAGATAAAAGAAGTGTTAGAGAACGTAAAAATGGCAAATAAACAGAGGGAGTTCATAGAAAAAATAAAAACCGTATCGGAAAGTACGGCAGCAGGTGTAAAAGAAGAGCTTGTGGATGAGAAAGTGCTATAG
- a CDS encoding phage tail protein, which translates to MLLPPNATKQEKALVDAIDYKVEPSRIRGFKFNPKDEILPWIVEEYGLEEILHWAKEKRRAIKEGVEFQRLRGTPASLKIALKWANIEDITIIEEPPGKHFFELQIGIRDVPNDFFVDAVVELAKLSLPARSRLMRLFNDHYNISRFILDESFFGSLLSDYSGVKIEKDGPVLSFGRVNFFRSSSPLIEVIESYLRDHHERALSNDIYRLDVAILGETEPHTKNYNGIYERNHVWYNFKALYPLPQSLLPAIKFAKAQIVLSDSWNLGEINACFPVTSIEECGEKFYLNDHKLSEQLWNLKYKPILERFSVTHHYKVEDFTNQKVIRFGLAEHNVHFESDLNSEQKDSIHEPENYILVFYPGVLTWHEHRHLNRSWKETQVICLMC; encoded by the coding sequence ATGCTATTACCGCCAAATGCAACAAAGCAAGAAAAAGCGCTGGTTGATGCAATCGATTACAAAGTAGAACCAAGCAGGATAAGAGGATTTAAGTTTAATCCTAAAGATGAAATATTGCCATGGATAGTAGAGGAATATGGTCTAGAAGAGATTCTGCATTGGGCAAAAGAGAAAAGAAGAGCGATAAAAGAAGGGGTAGAATTTCAGCGTTTAAGAGGAACACCTGCCTCACTGAAAATAGCATTAAAATGGGCAAACATAGAAGATATTACGATTATTGAAGAGCCACCCGGTAAACACTTTTTTGAATTACAGATAGGGATAAGAGACGTACCAAATGATTTCTTTGTAGATGCAGTAGTAGAACTAGCAAAACTATCACTACCTGCAAGATCGAGGCTAATGAGGCTTTTCAATGACCACTACAACATTAGCAGGTTCATATTGGATGAGAGTTTTTTCGGAAGTTTATTATCGGATTATTCGGGGGTAAAAATAGAAAAAGATGGACCAGTGTTATCATTTGGAAGAGTGAACTTTTTCAGATCTAGCAGTCCATTAATTGAGGTTATAGAGAGTTATCTACGCGATCATCATGAACGAGCTTTAAGCAATGATATATATCGCTTGGATGTAGCAATCCTTGGAGAAACCGAGCCTCACACGAAGAATTATAACGGTATTTATGAAAGAAATCATGTGTGGTATAACTTCAAAGCACTATATCCGCTACCACAGAGCTTATTACCGGCAATTAAGTTTGCGAAAGCGCAGATAGTATTATCAGATAGCTGGAACTTAGGAGAAATAAACGCATGTTTTCCGGTTACGAGTATAGAAGAATGTGGAGAAAAGTTCTATTTGAATGACCACAAACTATCTGAACAACTGTGGAATTTAAAATACAAGCCAATTTTAGAAAGGTTTAGCGTTACTCACCACTACAAGGTAGAAGATTTTACCAACCAGAAAGTTATAAGATTTGGTTTAGCAGAACACAATGTTCATTTTGAAAGCGATTTAAATTCAGAGCAAAAGGATTCAATACATGAACCGGAAAATTACATTTTAGTGTTTTACCCAGGCGTACTAACGTGGCACGAACATCGTCACTTGAACAGGTCTTGGAAAGAGACACAAGTTATATGTTTAATGTGTTAA
- a CDS encoding baseplate J/gp47 family protein, producing the protein MEQPNIIEPLNFEEIFSRMKEELVKRDASFTALVESDPATKILEIAAWRELLLRERINEAAKGNLLKFARGKELDDLAEFYGVEREKEKEEKDERFRERIKAKIVGWSTGGSKEHYRFQALSADRRVKDALVESRVPGGVEISILSTELSTNGIGSEELLDIVKKRVTRDDIRVLTDTITVVGCNIIEINIHSKISIKRPDIIETVKKKFIEKFESAKSLGWSVTRSWIIANLFIEGVENVELIEPREDVVVLGNECAALRSLNVKLN; encoded by the coding sequence ATGGAGCAGCCAAATATTATCGAACCACTGAACTTTGAAGAGATTTTTTCTCGGATGAAAGAAGAGTTGGTGAAGCGTGACGCAAGTTTCACAGCATTAGTAGAAAGTGATCCAGCGACAAAGATCCTAGAAATAGCAGCATGGCGAGAACTTTTGCTGAGAGAAAGAATAAACGAAGCAGCAAAGGGCAACTTACTTAAGTTTGCAAGGGGGAAAGAACTTGATGATTTAGCTGAATTTTATGGAGTAGAAAGGGAAAAGGAAAAAGAAGAAAAAGATGAACGTTTTAGGGAAAGAATCAAGGCAAAAATAGTAGGCTGGAGCACAGGAGGAAGTAAAGAGCATTATAGGTTTCAAGCACTCTCAGCAGATAGAAGAGTAAAGGATGCGCTAGTTGAATCAAGAGTACCAGGGGGTGTGGAGATCTCAATTTTATCAACAGAGTTATCCACAAATGGCATAGGGTCTGAAGAACTACTTGATATTGTAAAAAAGCGAGTCACCAGGGATGATATAAGGGTGTTAACAGATACGATAACAGTAGTTGGTTGCAATATTATTGAAATAAATATCCACAGCAAAATTAGCATTAAAAGACCAGATATTATTGAAACGGTGAAGAAGAAATTTATAGAAAAATTTGAATCAGCAAAAAGTTTAGGATGGAGTGTAACAAGATCGTGGATTATAGCAAATCTATTCATAGAAGGCGTGGAAAACGTGGAATTAATAGAGCCAAGAGAGGATGTTGTGGTACTGGGGAATGAGTGTGCTGCCTTAAGAAGTTTAAATGTTAAGTTGAATTAA
- a CDS encoding GPW/gp25 family protein, with product MRGMSATSGKELEDLDHLKQSIIDILTTPIGSRVMRREYGSRLFELVDKPVNRDFTLEIYAATAGALEKWEKRFKLEKVKITEVKEGKVNISLDGIYLPNGKNIHFEGIVV from the coding sequence ATGCGTGGTATGAGTGCTACTAGTGGGAAAGAACTGGAAGATTTAGACCATCTGAAACAATCAATTATTGATATATTAACCACGCCAATTGGATCACGTGTTATGAGAAGAGAGTATGGTTCCCGATTGTTTGAATTAGTAGATAAGCCAGTAAATCGTGATTTTACGTTAGAAATTTACGCAGCAACAGCAGGAGCACTAGAAAAATGGGAAAAAAGATTCAAACTCGAAAAGGTAAAAATCACAGAGGTGAAAGAAGGAAAGGTCAATATTTCATTAGATGGTATTTATCTACCAAATGGGAAAAATATTCATTTTGAAGGAATTGTAGTATAA
- a CDS encoding PAAR domain-containing protein: MGKAIVCIGDYCSGIPAHVCMSGSSDVFKKGRSVCRKGDILTLGEKLIQGSNSVFVNDIGITRTGDLASCGFHVMGDSKNVFAG, translated from the coding sequence ATGGGTAAAGCAATCGTTTGTATAGGGGATTATTGCAGTGGAATACCGGCACATGTTTGTATGAGTGGAAGTAGTGATGTTTTTAAGAAAGGGAGATCTGTGTGTCGAAAAGGTGATATCTTAACTCTGGGAGAGAAGCTAATACAAGGTTCAAACAGCGTATTTGTGAATGATATTGGCATAACAAGAACCGGTGACTTGGCATCGTGTGGTTTTCATGTGATGGGTGATAGCAAAAATGTATTTGCAGGGTAA
- a CDS encoding phage baseplate assembly protein V, giving the protein MLEHNFAIAELNRRLANIMRIGLVKEIDHEKARVRVKVGEFITDWLPWVTARAGEDRSWFAPNIDEQVIVLSPYGELSLGVVLPAIYQQKYFPSECRKDAHIFEFQDGTKLSYDKENHHLEIEVVDKITLKVGESSIKMTKKGIKLKGRRIDLN; this is encoded by the coding sequence ATGTTAGAGCATAATTTTGCCATTGCAGAGCTAAATAGAAGGCTAGCGAACATTATGCGTATAGGTCTAGTTAAAGAAATAGACCATGAAAAGGCAAGAGTAAGGGTCAAAGTAGGAGAATTTATAACCGATTGGCTTCCGTGGGTAACGGCAAGAGCAGGAGAAGATAGAAGTTGGTTTGCGCCGAATATTGATGAGCAAGTAATAGTATTATCGCCATATGGAGAGTTGTCATTAGGGGTGGTGTTACCGGCAATTTATCAGCAGAAGTATTTTCCCTCGGAATGCCGAAAAGACGCGCATATTTTTGAGTTTCAGGATGGAACGAAATTATCGTATGATAAGGAGAATCATCATCTTGAGATTGAAGTAGTAGATAAAATAACGTTGAAAGTTGGGGAATCAAGTATAAAAATGACAAAAAAGGGAATAAAACTTAAGGGAAGGAGAATAGATCTAAACTAG
- a CDS encoding IS110 family transposase: MRYIGVDLHTNSFTVCYLETGKQEYIRTFHLQDLDNFVEGLKSEDEIAFEATGNSCFFYDAVSSYVKRAVIIAPWQFEVIRRSVKKTDRHDARAIAFFLSKDMLPEARCKSKQCQQLASLLRTREQLVKSQVSLINKMHGLFNYHGIKIKKETLTTKAGFERSIQKHNWDYIEKIEIEVISYQLEAIRENLKKLKEEITAFAKQLPGFNNIISIKGIGAISAAVFITTIGDINDFSNPEKLTAYFGVVPSVSQSNQQCTIGRITKYGPKMARTSLVQCTWVAIRYSPYLKSFYEHVKKKRGSAKAIIATARKFLTTIFYTLKRKWIFEDFTKFEFFIEQ; this comes from the coding sequence ATGCGTTACATAGGTGTTGATTTACACACTAATAGCTTTACTGTTTGCTACTTAGAAACAGGAAAGCAAGAATATATTCGCACATTTCACTTACAGGACTTGGACAATTTCGTTGAAGGTCTTAAATCAGAAGATGAAATAGCTTTCGAAGCTACAGGTAATAGCTGTTTCTTTTATGATGCAGTGTCATCTTACGTCAAGCGCGCAGTGATAATTGCACCCTGGCAATTTGAAGTTATTCGCCGCTCTGTAAAGAAGACAGACAGGCATGATGCAAGAGCTATTGCTTTCTTTCTAAGCAAGGATATGTTGCCTGAAGCGAGATGTAAAAGCAAACAATGCCAGCAGTTAGCTTCTCTTCTTCGAACAAGAGAGCAGTTAGTGAAATCACAAGTATCTCTAATCAATAAAATGCACGGTCTTTTTAATTATCATGGGATAAAAATTAAGAAGGAAACGCTGACAACTAAAGCTGGATTTGAACGCTCTATTCAAAAACACAATTGGGATTATATAGAAAAGATAGAGATTGAAGTAATTAGCTATCAACTGGAAGCTATTCGAGAAAACCTCAAGAAGCTTAAAGAAGAAATTACCGCTTTTGCTAAACAACTTCCTGGGTTTAATAATATTATCAGTATTAAAGGTATTGGTGCAATTTCTGCAGCAGTTTTTATCACGACAATTGGCGATATTAATGATTTTAGCAATCCTGAAAAGCTCACTGCTTATTTCGGAGTTGTACCATCAGTTTCTCAATCTAATCAGCAATGTACTATTGGAAGAATCACCAAATATGGGCCAAAAATGGCACGAACTTCTTTAGTACAGTGTACCTGGGTCGCTATACGATATAGTCCTTACCTGAAAAGTTTTTACGAGCATGTGAAAAAGAAGCGTGGTTCTGCTAAGGCTATTATTGCAACTGCTAGAAAATTTCTAACAACCATTTTCTATACACTGAAAAGGAAGTGGATTTTTGAAGATTTTACAAAATTTGAATTTTTTATTGAACAATAA
- a CDS encoding phage tail protein — MRVEIGISGSIEKIIQSIEASQAKITRATVRALNKTALWTKEQATKELSKDTQIKRQLIRKRLWIVRATRNYQRALVRIGLYGVKSSKLGDIKQMAKGAKAGKHMFEGAFIAKMPTGHRGIFRRRGRTALPIYEVTVPIGENVQKIVKEMASYKTGKVFEEYFEHELNVLLKKQ; from the coding sequence ATGCGTGTTGAAATTGGAATAAGCGGCAGCATTGAGAAAATAATTCAAAGTATTGAAGCTAGCCAAGCTAAGATAACAAGAGCAACAGTAAGAGCATTAAACAAAACGGCATTGTGGACAAAAGAGCAAGCTACGAAAGAACTAAGTAAAGATACGCAAATAAAACGGCAATTAATCAGAAAAAGATTATGGATAGTGAGAGCAACAAGAAATTATCAGAGGGCTCTAGTAAGGATAGGGTTATATGGAGTAAAATCTTCAAAGCTTGGCGATATAAAACAAATGGCAAAAGGAGCAAAGGCAGGGAAACATATGTTTGAAGGAGCATTTATTGCTAAGATGCCAACCGGACATAGAGGTATTTTTAGACGAAGAGGAAGAACAGCCTTGCCGATTTATGAAGTTACTGTACCGATCGGAGAAAATGTGCAAAAGATAGTAAAAGAAATGGCTAGTTATAAAACAGGAAAAGTGTTTGAGGAATATTTTGAGCATGAGTTGAATGTTCTTTTAAAGAAGCAATGA
- a CDS encoding head decoration protein produces the protein MTSITEGNNLGDLLKYEASNLYSRDQITVAKGQNLKLGTVVGRDKDDLIKIINLAATDGTQTAIGVITSDVNATETTKAVIITRIAMLADHAVVWPANITEEQKAAAIKQLETRGIIIRKGV, from the coding sequence ATGACAAGTATAACTGAAGGAAATAATTTAGGCGATCTTCTAAAATATGAAGCGTCTAATCTATATTCAAGAGACCAAATAACCGTAGCAAAGGGGCAGAACCTTAAGCTTGGCACGGTTGTCGGTCGTGATAAAGATGATCTAATTAAAATTATAAACTTAGCAGCCACGGATGGTACGCAGACAGCGATAGGAGTGATAACAAGTGATGTAAACGCAACGGAAACCACCAAAGCAGTAATCATTACACGTATAGCAATGTTAGCAGATCATGCGGTTGTATGGCCAGCAAATATAACAGAAGAGCAGAAAGCTGCAGCAATAAAGCAACTTGAAACACGAGGGATCATCATCCGTAAGGGAGTTTAA